A stretch of the Vitis riparia cultivar Riparia Gloire de Montpellier isolate 1030 chromosome 13, EGFV_Vit.rip_1.0, whole genome shotgun sequence genome encodes the following:
- the LOC117927744 gene encoding secreted RxLR effector protein 161-like: protein MEPRLKLSKESTSPPVDTTLYRSIVGSLRYILHTRPDLAFSVGMVSRYMEKPTTEHMAAVKHILRYVKGTLNLGCVYEKKEGSLKLISYSDSDLAGDTNDRKSTSGLIFFLGSNPISWCSQKQKVVALSSCEAEYIAACAAACQGVWLGRLLVELLKTEVKKVFLKIDNQSAIALSKNSVYHERSKHIDTRFHYIRDCVESGMIEIQHVCTEDQRADILTKSLTRLKFLEMREKIGVRIVSGGQQA from the coding sequence ATGGAACCTCGTCTGAAACTGAGCAAGGAAAGCACAAGTCCACCTGTAGACACAACTCTGTACCGAAGTATTGTTGGCAGCTTAAGATACATACTGCACACGCGCCCAGATTTGGCATTCTCTGTCGGCATGGTGAGTAGATACATGGAGAAGCCCACAACAGAGCACATGGCCGCGGTGAAGCACATACTGCGGTACGTGAAAGGAACTTTAAACCTCGGTTGCGTTTATGAAAAGAAGGAAGGAAGCTTGAAGCTGATCAGCTACTCTGATAGTGATCTAGCTGGTGATACTAATGATAGGAAAAGCACCTCAggtttaatatttttccttggGTCAAATCCTATTAGTTGGTgttcacaaaaacaaaaagtggtTGCGTTATCTTCCTGTGAAGCAGAGTATATCGCTGCCTGTGCAGCAGCATGTCAAGGAGTATGGCTGGGACGATTGTTGGTAGAGTTGTTAAAAACCGAGGTTAAGAAAGTGTTTCTGAAGATTGATAATCAGTCCGCAATTGCGTTAAGCAAGAATTCAGTTTACCATGAGAGGAGCAAACACATCGATACCCGATTCCACTACATTAGAGATTGTGTTGAATCAGGAATGATTGAAATTCAACATGTTTGCACAGAAGATCAGCGTGCTGATATTCTGACAAAGTCACTTACAAGATTGAAGTTTTTGgagatgagagagaaaattGGTGTGCGGATCGTCAGTGGAGGACAACAAGCTTAA